Proteins encoded by one window of Arabidopsis thaliana chromosome 2, partial sequence:
- the EXT6 gene encoding Proline-rich extensin-like family protein gives MRSSRTMGIENCIVYVVVLSAIAATVTSYPYSSPQTPSYNSPSYEHKGPKYAPHPKPYVKSSPPPQYYTPSPKVNYKSPPPPYVYSSPPPPYYSPSPKVDYKSPPPPYVYSSPPPPYYSPSPKVDYKSPPPPYVYNSPPPPYYSPSPKVDYKSPPPPYVYSSPPPPYYSPSPKVYYKSPPPPYVYSSPPPPYYSPSPKVYYKSPPPPYVYSSPPPPYYSPSPKVYYKSPPPPYVYSSPPPPYYSPSPKVYYKSPPPPYVYSSPPPPYYSPSPKVYYKSPPPPYVYSSPPPPYYSPSPKVYYKSPPPPYVYSSPPPPYYSPSPKVYYKSPPPPYVYSSPPPPYYSPSPKVYYKSPPPPYVYSSPPPPYYSPSPKVYYKSPPPPYVYNSPPPPYYSPSPKVYYKSPPPPYVYSSPPPPYYSPSPKVYYKSPPPPYVYSSPPPPYYSPSPKVYYKSPPPSYVYSSPPPPYYSPSPKVYYKSPPPSYVYSSPPPPYYSPSPKVYYKSPPPPYVYSSPPPPYYSPSPKVTYKSPPPPYVYKTPYY, from the exons ATGAGATCCTCAAGAACCATGGGAATAGAGAACTGCATAGTTTATGTTGTGGTTCTAAGTGCTATTGCGGCTACGGTGACATCATACCCTTACTCATCTCCTCAAACCCCAAGTTACAATTCTCCCAGCTATGAACACAAAGGCCCTAAGTACGCGCCACATCCAAAACCATATGTTAAAAGTTCCCCACCACCACAATACTACACTCCATCGCCAAAGGTAAACtacaaatctccaccaccaccatatgtATACAGCTCCCCACCTCCACCGTACTACTCTCCATCTCCAAAGGTAGACTACaagtccccaccaccaccatacgtctacagctccccaccaccaccgtattactctccatctccaaag GTAGACTACaagtccccaccaccaccgtacgtCTACAACTCCCCGCCCCCACCGTACTATTCTCCATCTCCAAAGGTagactacaagtctccaccaccaccgtacgtCTACAGTTCCCCACCCCCACCGTActattctccttctccaaaggtatactacaagtctccaccaccaccatacgtctacagctccccaccaccaccgtactattctccttctccaaaggtatactacaagtctccaccaccaccatacgtctacagctccccaccaccaccgtactattctccttctccaaaggtatactacaagtctccaccaccaccatacgtctacagctccccaccaccaccatactactctccttctcctaaggTTTACTACAAGTCCCCACCTCCACcgtacgtctacagctccccaccaccaccatactattctccttctcctaaggtttactacaagtccccacctccaccatacgtctacagctctccacctccaccatactactctccttctcctaaggtttactacaagtccccacctccaccatacgtctacagctccccacctccaccatactactctccttctcctaaggtttactacaagtccccacctccaccatacgtctacagctccccacctccaccatactactctccttctcctaaggtttactacaagtccccacctccaccatacgtctacagctccccacctccaccatactactctccttctccaaaggtttactacaagtctccaccaccaccatacgtctacaactctccaccaccaccatactactctccttctcctaaggtttactacaagtccccacctccaccatacgtctacagctccccacctccaccatactactctccttctcctaaggtttactacaagtctccacctccaccatacgtctacagctccccaccaccaccgtactACTCGCCTTCTCCAAAGGTTtactacaagtctccaccaccatcatacgtctacagctccccaccaccaccgtactACTCGCCTTCTCCAAAGGTTtactacaagtctccaccaccatcatacgtctacagctctccaccaccaccatactactctccttctcctaaggtttactacaagtccccacctccaccatacgtctacagctccccacctcctccatactactctccttctcctaaagTCActtacaagtctccaccaccaccatatgtcTACAAGACGCCTTactattga
- the EXT6 gene encoding Proline-rich extensin-like family protein (Proline-rich extensin-like family protein; FUNCTIONS IN: structural constituent of cell wall; INVOLVED IN: plant-type cell wall organization; LOCATED IN: endomembrane system; EXPRESSED IN: root; CONTAINS InterPro DOMAIN/s: Extensin-like repeat (InterPro:IPR006706); BEST Arabidopsis thaliana protein match is: proline-rich extensin-like family protein (TAIR:AT5G35190.1); Has 220761 Blast hits to 34768 proteins in 1520 species: Archae - 438; Bacteria - 30458; Metazoa - 82691; Fungi - 36561; Plants - 34369; Viruses - 5711; Other Eukaryotes - 30533 (source: NCBI BLink).): protein MGIENCIVYVVVLSAIAATVTSYPYSSPQTPSYNSPSYEHKGPKYAPHPKPYVKSSPPPQYYTPSPKVNYKSPPPPYVYSSPPPPYYSPSPKVDYKSPPPPYVYSSPPPPYYSPSPKVDYKSPPPPYVYSSPPPPYYSPSPKVDYKSPPPPYVYNSPPPPYYSPSPKVDYKSPPPPYVYSSPPPPYYSPSPKVYYKSPPPPYVYSSPPPPYYSPSPKVYYKSPPPPYVYSSPPPPYYSPSPKVYYKSPPPPYVYSSPPPPYYSPSPKVYYKSPPPPYVYSSPPPPYYSPSPKVYYKSPPPPYVYSSPPPPYYSPSPKVYYKSPPPPYVYSSPPPPYYSPSPKVYYKSPPPPYVYSSPPPPYYSPSPKVYYKSPPPPYVYSSPPPPYYSPSPKVYYKSPPPPYVYNSPPPPYYSPSPKVYYKSPPPPYVYSSPPPPYYSPSPKVYYKSPPPPYVYSSPPPPYYSPSPKVYYKSPPPSYVYSSPPPPYYSPSPKVYYKSPPPSYVYSSPPPPYYSPSPKVYYKSPPPPYVYSSPPPPYYSPSPKVTYKSPPPPYVYKTPYY from the coding sequence ATGGGAATAGAGAACTGCATAGTTTATGTTGTGGTTCTAAGTGCTATTGCGGCTACGGTGACATCATACCCTTACTCATCTCCTCAAACCCCAAGTTACAATTCTCCCAGCTATGAACACAAAGGCCCTAAGTACGCGCCACATCCAAAACCATATGTTAAAAGTTCCCCACCACCACAATACTACACTCCATCGCCAAAGGTAAACtacaaatctccaccaccaccatatgtATACAGCTCCCCACCTCCACCGTACTACTCTCCATCTCCAAAGGTAGACTACaagtccccaccaccaccatacgtctacagctccccaccaccaccgtattactctccatctccaaaggttgactacaagtctccaccaccaccatatgtATACAGCTCCCCACCTCCACCGTACTACTCTCCATCTCCAAAGGTAGACTACaagtccccaccaccaccgtacgtCTACAACTCCCCGCCCCCACCGTACTATTCTCCATCTCCAAAGGTagactacaagtctccaccaccaccgtacgtCTACAGTTCCCCACCCCCACCGTActattctccttctccaaaggtatactacaagtctccaccaccaccatacgtctacagctccccaccaccaccgtactattctccttctccaaaggtatactacaagtctccaccaccaccatacgtctacagctccccaccaccaccgtactattctccttctccaaaggtatactacaagtctccaccaccaccatacgtctacagctccccaccaccaccatactactctccttctcctaaggTTTACTACAAGTCCCCACCTCCACcgtacgtctacagctccccaccaccaccatactattctccttctcctaaggtttactacaagtccccacctccaccatacgtctacagctctccacctccaccatactactctccttctcctaaggtttactacaagtccccacctccaccatacgtctacagctccccacctccaccatactactctccttctcctaaggtttactacaagtccccacctccaccatacgtctacagctccccacctccaccatactactctccttctcctaaggtttactacaagtccccacctccaccatacgtctacagctccccacctccaccatactactctccttctccaaaggtttactacaagtctccaccaccaccatacgtctacaactctccaccaccaccatactactctccttctcctaaggtttactacaagtccccacctccaccatacgtctacagctccccacctccaccatactactctccttctcctaaggtttactacaagtctccacctccaccatacgtctacagctccccaccaccaccgtactACTCGCCTTCTCCAAAGGTTtactacaagtctccaccaccatcatacgtctacagctccccaccaccaccgtactACTCGCCTTCTCCAAAGGTTtactacaagtctccaccaccatcatacgtctacagctctccaccaccaccatactactctccttctcctaaggtttactacaagtccccacctccaccatacgtctacagctccccacctcctccatactactctccttctcctaaagTCActtacaagtctccaccaccaccatatgtcTACAAGACGCCTTactattga
- the EXT6 gene encoding Proline-rich extensin-like family protein: MRSSRTMGIENCIVYVVVLSAIAATVTSYPYSSPQTPSYNSPSYEHKGPKYAPHPKPYVKSSPPPQYYTPSPKVNYKSPPPPYVYSSPPPPYYSPSPKVDYKSPPPPYVYSSPPPPYYSPSPKVDYKSPPPPYVYSSPPPPYYSPSPKVDYKSPPPPYVYNSPPPPYYSPSPKVDYKSPPPPYVYSSPPPPYYSPSPKVYYKSPPPPYVYSSPPPPYYSPSPKVYYKSPPPPYVYSSPPPPYYSPSPKVYYKSPPPPYVYSSPPPPYYSPSPKVYYKSPPPPYVYSSPPPPYYSPSPKVYYKSPPPPYVYSSPPPPYYSPSPKVYYKSPPPPYVYSSPPPPYYSPSPKVYYKSPPPPYVYSSPPPPYYSPSPKVYYKSPPPPYVYSSPPPPYYSPSPKVYYKSPPPPYVYNSPPPPYYSPSPKVYYKSPPPPYVYSSPPPPYYSPSPKVYYKSPPPPYVYSSPPPPYYSPSPKVYYKSPPPSYVYSSPPPPYYSPSPKVYYKSPPPSYVYSSPPPPYYSPSPKVYYKSPPPPYVYSSPPPPYYSPSPKVTYKSPPPPYVYKTPYY, from the coding sequence ATGAGATCCTCAAGAACCATGGGAATAGAGAACTGCATAGTTTATGTTGTGGTTCTAAGTGCTATTGCGGCTACGGTGACATCATACCCTTACTCATCTCCTCAAACCCCAAGTTACAATTCTCCCAGCTATGAACACAAAGGCCCTAAGTACGCGCCACATCCAAAACCATATGTTAAAAGTTCCCCACCACCACAATACTACACTCCATCGCCAAAGGTAAACtacaaatctccaccaccaccatatgtATACAGCTCCCCACCTCCACCGTACTACTCTCCATCTCCAAAGGTAGACTACaagtccccaccaccaccatacgtctacagctccccaccaccaccgtattactctccatctccaaaggttgactacaagtctccaccaccaccatatgtATACAGCTCCCCACCTCCACCGTACTACTCTCCATCTCCAAAGGTAGACTACaagtccccaccaccaccgtacgtCTACAACTCCCCGCCCCCACCGTACTATTCTCCATCTCCAAAGGTagactacaagtctccaccaccaccgtacgtCTACAGTTCCCCACCCCCACCGTActattctccttctccaaaggtatactacaagtctccaccaccaccatacgtctacagctccccaccaccaccgtactattctccttctccaaaggtatactacaagtctccaccaccaccatacgtctacagctccccaccaccaccgtactattctccttctccaaaggtatactacaagtctccaccaccaccatacgtctacagctccccaccaccaccatactactctccttctcctaaggTTTACTACAAGTCCCCACCTCCACcgtacgtctacagctccccaccaccaccatactattctccttctcctaaggtttactacaagtccccacctccaccatacgtctacagctctccacctccaccatactactctccttctcctaaggtttactacaagtccccacctccaccatacgtctacagctccccacctccaccatactactctccttctcctaaggtttactacaagtccccacctccaccatacgtctacagctccccacctccaccatactactctccttctcctaaggtttactacaagtccccacctccaccatacgtctacagctccccacctccaccatactactctccttctccaaaggtttactacaagtctccaccaccaccatacgtctacaactctccaccaccaccatactactctccttctcctaaggtttactacaagtccccacctccaccatacgtctacagctccccacctccaccatactactctccttctcctaaggtttactacaagtctccacctccaccatacgtctacagctccccaccaccaccgtactACTCGCCTTCTCCAAAGGTTtactacaagtctccaccaccatcatacgtctacagctccccaccaccaccgtactACTCGCCTTCTCCAAAGGTTtactacaagtctccaccaccatcatacgtctacagctctccaccaccaccatactactctccttctcctaaggtttactacaagtccccacctccaccatacgtctacagctccccacctcctccatactactctccttctcctaaagTCActtacaagtctccaccaccaccatatgtcTACAAGACGCCTTactattga